The genomic interval cgagCTAAGACAACTattgaaattaaaatacaaatcttgaGTTTAAAAAGCTTTCCATCAACCAACGGGGAAGGTCTCTGCcaacaagaaacaaattgagattttttttttttgataaagaaCTTCTCAACTGAGAAGCTGatttattatgaaataaagGACAGAgctgaacaaaaaaaaaactacaaaaaacaCCAATATAAACAACTAGCAACAAAcagaattaaaaaacaaaaccaaaatcaaagaaGGATTTCATAATCCAATAGGGAAGATCTTTTCCAAACAAGAAGAGGTTAAGAGATTGATGCACAAGACCATAAGAAGCAAGCAAAGTTGCTGGAGCCATCCAGGAGTGCGGAATTTCATGAATGTGAGCATTGCCAGTCATATCCAGAAGAGACCTGATATTGGAAATTTGAGAGTGTAGACGCCAAGCTATAACATGATCAGGTCTCTGCAACATGGCTAAATTAGTATGATAGGCGCTAAAAATATGCTTGACAGGAAGTTGAAAGTCCAGCGCAAATTGGAGAACAACATCCAAAGCGAGCAAGGCTTCTGAAGAGTTATCATCTGCAGGCTGAGAGAGGCAACTTGCAAATGAAACAAGGAGATTAGCACTGGATAAGAAAAAACCAATTGCTCTTACCCGTCTGCTCTCATTGAGAATCGCATGGGTGAATAGAAAATGATCATCAGCTTCAGAGAAGTTGTATAGAATGAGTTTTTTTGCCAAGGAGGCATCTGTTGCTGTTAGAATGTTCTCTAGCATGAGCAATAGATCGGTTAACAATGACAGAGAAATTTGGAGGTGAATTGTTGAAAATAGCATCACAGCGGCTCTTCCAAATAAACCAAGCACCCGCCACAATAACAGCTAGAGTAAACTGTGAATAACTGGGATTAGTGATCCAATTTCCTGAGGAGAATCCCTCAGGAAAAGAGATGGTGGTGTTCACATAGTTGCTGAGCTGCTCCCAGACAAAGATAGATTTGGGACATTGCCCAAATAAATGATTAATAGTTTCCTTAGAAATACCACAAAGAATGCAAGGAATGTCCGGGCCTAAatgcaaatt from Dioscorea cayenensis subsp. rotundata cultivar TDr96_F1 chromosome 7, TDr96_F1_v2_PseudoChromosome.rev07_lg8_w22 25.fasta, whole genome shotgun sequence carries:
- the LOC120265741 gene encoding uncharacterized protein LOC120265741 isoform X2; translation: MLFSTIHLQISLSLLTDLLLMLENILTATDASLAKKLILYNFSEADDHFLFTHAILNESRRPADDNSSEALLALDVVLQFALDFQLPVKHIFSAYHTNLAMLQRPDHVIAWRLHSQISNIRSLLDMTGNAHIHEIPHSWMAPATLLASYGLVHQSLNLFLFGKDLPYWIMKSFFDFGFVF
- the LOC120265741 gene encoding uncharacterized protein LOC120265741 isoform X1; the encoded protein is MLFSTIHLQISLSLLTDLLLMLENILTATDASLAKKLILYNFSEADDHFLFTHAILNESRRVRAIGFFLSSANLLVSFASCLSQPADDNSSEALLALDVVLQFALDFQLPVKHIFSAYHTNLAMLQRPDHVIAWRLHSQISNIRSLLDMTGNAHIHEIPHSWMAPATLLASYGLVHQSLNLFLFGKDLPYWIMKSFFDFGFVF